One Ranitomeya imitator isolate aRanImi1 chromosome 1, aRanImi1.pri, whole genome shotgun sequence DNA window includes the following coding sequences:
- the LOC138657135 gene encoding kazal-type serine protease inhibitor domain-containing protein 1-like has product MKACYRWDGVNITPLASIKPLQLSRSHQTSLATMSALQSLSLVSLLLLLPSPASLRSLPHGGWSNEVEMKRNCPPCQDLSCPSGPLRCPAGRVKDGCGCCWECANVEGQLCDLPWQKHLYGHCGEELQCQVMAVHGAEPQCVCPNQESVCGSDRRTYKNICRLQEAARTRRRRVLSLAHAGPCQEAPVLLTSHRDTVAVIGQSLILGCEVSAQPIAEMEWRKEGVEKALPGEHGHIIIQTRGGPLRHQVTGWLQIHQIKQRDAGVYTCRAWNVYGEVSSSARLTVISQGETLIHLHHAVQSSMVTVSEGLSSPMGVRGVLEYIYHIYNAALSPTLVHHIHNVARSHWQPPNVRTITELSDE; this is encoded by the exons ATGAAAGCCTGTtacaggtgggatggggtcaatatCACACCCCTGGCCTCCATAAAACCCCTGCAGCTGAGCAGGTCTCACCAGACCTCGCTGGCCACCATGAGCGCCCTGCAGTCTCTCTCCTTGGTGTCCTTGCTCCTTCTCCTGCCCTCACCAGCCTCGCTGAGATCTTTGCCCCATGGAGGATGGTCCAATGAAGTGGAGATGAAAAGGAATTGTCCGCCATGCCAGGACTTGAGCTGCCCCTCAGGACCACTGCGCTGCCCCGCCGGCAGAGTGAAGGATGGGTGCGGGTGCTGCTGGGAGTGCGCCAATGTGGAGGGCCAGCTCTGTGACCTGCCATGGCAGAAGCACCTGTATGGCcactgcggagaggagctgcagtgccAGGTGATGGCGGTGCACGGggctgagccccagtgtgtctgcCCCAACCAGGAGAGCGTGTGTGGTTCTGACCGCAGGACCTACAAGAACATCTGCCGACTGCAGGAGGCCGCACGCACCCGCAGGAGAAGGGTCCTGAGCCTGGCACATGCTGGACCATGCCAAGAAG CTCCGGTTCTGCTCACTTCTCATCGGGATACAGTGGCTGTGATTGGTCAGAGCCTCATCTTGGGCTGTGAAGTTTCTGCGCAACCGATAGCGGAGATGGAATGGAGAAAAGAAGGGGTGGAAAAAGCACTGCCAGGAGAGCACGGCCACATCATCATACAG ACTCGTGGAGGGCCTCTGCGCCATCAGGTAACTGGCTGGCTGCAAATTCATCAGATCAAGCAAAGGGACGCTGGTGTGTACACCTGCCGGGCATGGAACGTGTATGGAGAAGTGTCCAGCTCGGCGAGACTGACTGTCATTTCACAAGGTGAGACATTAATACACCTCCACCATGCAGTACAATCCTCCATGGTTACAGTGAGTGAAGGATTATCCTCCCCAATGGGTGTCCGCGGGGTTCTGGAGTACATCTACCACATCTACAATGCAGCACTCTCGCCCACGCTTGTACACCACATCCACAATGTGGCACGGAGTCATTGGCAGCCTCCAAATGTCAGGACAATTACAGAATTGTCTGACGAGTGA